The following coding sequences lie in one Phalacrocorax aristotelis chromosome 2, bGulAri2.1, whole genome shotgun sequence genomic window:
- the FAM110B gene encoding protein FAM110B, with protein MPTETLPTGSMVKPVSPAVTFTSAVPLRILNKGPDYFRRQAEPNPKRLSAVERLEADKAKYVKSQEVINAKQEPVKPAVLAKPPVCPAAKRALGSPTLKVFSNNTKTESGVQRENLKLEILKNIINSSEGSSSGSGYKHGPRNWPPHRADSTELNRHSFAESLKVYPTQGRSSPQESSSNVSRRLLDQSAETFLHVSHSSSDIRKVTTAKPLKAIPCSSSAPPLPPKPKIAAIATLKSPEIEAVESGCGVSRRPSLQRSKSDLSDRYFRVDADVERFFNYCGLDPEELENLGMENFARANSDIISLNFRSASMISSDCEQSQDSNSDLRNDDSANDRVPYGISAIERNARIIKWLYSIKQARESQKVSHV; from the coding sequence ATGCCTACAGAAACACTACCGACAGGTAGCATGGTGAAGCCGGTCAGCCCTGCTGTCACTTTCACGTCCGCCGTTCCTCTCCGCATCCTGAACAAAGGACCTGACTATTTTCGCAGGCAGGCGGAGCCTAATCCAAAAAGACTGAGCGCGGTGGAGAGGCTAGAAGCCGACAAGGCAAAATATGTCAAGAGCCAGGAGGTCATCAACGCCAAGCAGGAGCCTGTGAAGCCAGCGGTGCTGGCAAAGCCGCCGGTCTGTCCTGCGGCCAAGCGAGCTCTGGGGAGCCCCACCTTGAAAGTCTTCAGTAACAACACAAAGACCGAGAGTGGCGTCCAGAGAGAAAATCTGAAACTCGAGATTTTGAAGAACATCATCAACAGCTCCGAAGGCTCCAGCTCAGGTTCAGGGTATAAGCACGGTCCCCGAAACTGGCCGCCCCACAGAGCTGACTCAACAGAGCTGAACCGACACTCGTTTGCCGAATCTTTGAAGGTTTATCCCACACAGGGCCGTAGCAGCCcacaggagagcagctccaATGTCAGCAGAAGGCTCCTAGATCAGTCGGCAGAGACTTTCTTGCATGTCTCTCACAGCTCTTCAGACATTAGGAAAGTAACTACTGCAAAGCCCTTAAAAGCAATACCCTGCAGTAGTTCAGCCCCACCTCTGCCTCCAAAGCCCAAAATCGCTGCCATCGCCACCCTGAAATCCCCAGAGATTGAGGCAGTCGAGTCTGGATGCGGAGTTAGTAGAAGACCCTCCCTACAGCGATCAAAATCAGACTTAAGTGACAGATACTTTCGTGTCGACGCGGATGTTGAGCGATTCTTTAACTACTGCGGACTGGATCCTGAAGAGCTTGAAAACCTCGGGATGGAAAACTTTGCAAGGGCTAACTCTGATATTATATCCCTCAACTTTCGCAGTGCAAGCATGATTAGCTCAGACTGTGAACAGTCTCAGGACAGCAACAGTGACCTTAGAAACGATGACAGTGCCAATGACCGTGTGCCATACGGCATTTCTGCCATTGAAAGGAATGCCAGAATCATCAAGTGGTTATATAGCATCAAGCAAGCTAGAGAGTCACAGAAAGTGTCCCATGTGTGA